One Besnoitia besnoiti strain Bb-Ger1 chromosome VIII, whole genome shotgun sequence DNA segment encodes these proteins:
- a CDS encoding ribosomal protein RPL23A (encoded by transcript BESB_081300), translated as MQRCRPLAESGTRDSVMSTGSGGEDGLKEDFWKEKHSSFSFRPSSSLQSNTMAPKAAASSGAKAAGKVKKAQQAAKGLKCANSFKKARVRTNVHFFRPHTLRKSRQPKVARRSSDVATCTFPKLSKTDKYTIVRQPLTTESAMKKIEETNTLVFLVDPRSNKRQIKQAVKELYDVNAQRVNTLIRPDGLKKAYVRLTSDFDALDVANKIGII; from the exons atgcaacgtTGCCGACCCTTGGCGGAGTCAGGCACGAGAGACTCCGTAATGAGCACCGGTTCTGGAGGTGAAGATGGCTTGAAAGAG GACTTCTGGAAAGAGAAACattcttccttctccttccgcccttcttcctctctccaaTCCAACACCATGGCGCCGAAAGCAG CTGCGTCCtcgggcgcgaaggcggcagggaaggtgaagaaggcgcagcaagCCGCCAAGGGCTTGAAGTGCGCCAACAGCTTCAAGAAGGCTCGCGTCCGCACGAATGTGCACTTCTTCAG GCCCCACACCCTCCGGAAGAGCCGCCAGCCGAAGGTTGCTCGTCGCTCGTCGGACGTTGCCACGTGCACCTTCCCGAAGCTGTCCAAGACCGACAAGTACACGATTGTTCGCCAGCCGTTGACGACGGAGTCCGCGATGAAGAAGATCGAAGAGACGAACACACTGGTGTTCCTCGTGGATCCGCGTAGCAACAAGCGCCAGATCAAGCAGGCCGTCAAGGAGCTCTACGACGTAAACGCCCAACGCGTCAACACGCTCATCCGTCCCGATGGACTGAAGAAGGCGTATGTGCGCTTGACTTCTGACTTCGACGCCCTGGATGTGGCGAACAAGATCGGTATCATCTAA
- a CDS encoding protein disulfide-isomerase domain-containing protein (encoded by transcript BESB_081320), translated as MQDVLLEVYAPWCGHCRRLQPVYEAFATHVSKSRAAAQNLLVAKMNGPDHKLTQPHFQVTSYPTIWFIKKGSGKPIKHTGGRSARDLLKFVQEHATSKIEIDLPAEEPEKPASQPVPSENNGPVKVIVRDTFDSEVLKSDKDVLLEVYAPWCGHCKKLEPVYEAFAQHAAKSPSAAKNLVVAKMDGTQNKLDSADFQWSGFPTIWFIKKGSGKPIKHIGGRSARDLLKFVQEHATSKIEIDLPAEEPEKPASQPVPSENNGPVKVIVRDTFESEVLKSDKDVLLEVYAPWCGHCKKLEPVYEAFAQHAAKSPSAAKNLVVAKMDGTQNKLDSADFQWKGYPTVWFVKKGSDKPIVFSGERTVDGLKKFVSEHSTERGIFDSAHDEL; from the exons ATGCAGGACGTTCTTCTGGAGGTATACGCGCCGTGGTGTGGCcactgccgccgccttcagccAGTTTATGAAGCCTTTGCTACCCACGTCTCAAAATCGCGTGCCGCAGCGCAGAATTTGCTCGTTGCAAAAATGAACGGACCTGACCATAAACTCACGCAACCCCACTTCCAGGTCACGAGCTATCCCACGATCTGGTTCATCAAAAAGGGAAGCGGAAAGCCTATCAAGCACACCGGAGGGCGGTCGGCGAGGGACTTGCTCAAGTTTGTCCAGGAGCATGCGACGTCGAAGATTGAGATCGACCTgcccgcggaggagccggAGAAACCTGCGTCACAGCCCGTGCCTTCTGAGAACAACGGGCCTGTCAAGGTGATCGTGAGGGACACGTTCGATTCCGAGGTGCTGAAGAGTGACAAG GATGTGTTGCTCGAGGTGTATGCCCCGTGGTGCGGCCACTGCAAGAAGCTGGAGCCCGTGTACGAGGCGTTCGCTCAACACGCCGCGAAGTCACCGAGCGCAGCGAAGAATCTGGTTGTGGCGAAGATGGATGGAACGCAAAACAAGCTCGACAGTGCGGATTTTCAGTGGAGTGGGTTTCCTACGATCTGGTTCATCAAAAAGGGAAGCGGAAAGCCTATCAAGCACATCGGAGGGCGGTCGGCGAGGGACTTGCTCAAGTTTGTCCAGGAGCATGCGACGTCGAAGATTGAGATCGACCTgcccgcggaggagccggAGAAACCTGCGTCACAGCCCGTGCCTTCTGAGAACAACGGGCCTGTCAAGGTGATCGTGAGGGACACGTTCGAGTCCGAGGTGCTGAAGAGTGACAAG GATGTGTTGCTCGAGGTGTATGCCCCGTGGTGCGGCCACTGCAAGAAGCTGGAGCCCGTGTACGAGGCGTTCGCTCAACACGCCGCGAAGTCACCGAGCGCAGCGAAGAATCTGGTTGTGGCGAAGATGGATGGAACGCAAAACAAGCTCGACAGTGCGGATTTCCAATGGAAGGGCTACCCCACAGTATGGTTTGTGAAGAAGGGCTCGGATAAACCCATCGTATTTTCGGGTGAACGCACAGTCGACGGGCTGAAGAAGTTCGTGTCGGAACACTCAACAGAAAGGGGGATTTTTGATTCCGCGCATGACGAGTTGTGA
- a CDS encoding protein disulfide-isomerase domain-containing protein (encoded by transcript BESB_081330), which produces MTGARSKPVSGGGGPVASGSALRRRPGFSSFLPLRVRAFASRVQRYFSLKSLSVFVVVLGVFYYLGQQRLLTVSHFSFLTSGLGLHSAFNVPVRHFSFSLHSDKRPIAEAEKRAVAGADFKVSWSTEPSLPVGARITTHVVSKKNGDFLLRFRVLDSIPAGYTLKAKALYTGKNFEKAIVDPLVVRIPGPVLAPTCACPAAASAWKEALQCPETFTQLERDFAKFPVIDLERLRKEGPAFAEPNTLKTVIHYVVKDNQIFRRHFGPLPGFQYFIDLVLSYLVAAVQLPDVEFFVNLGDWPLEKRQSPDALPLFSWSGSEDSSDIILPQWDVSKTSTLGLGKAYPDLLSMQENSGLPLSERIAKAVFRGRDSNEIRVKLAELARQHPDLLDVAITSWEKDEHAEQEKKLGGGYRSRIPLEKFGDYKYQLLVDGSVAAYRTPYLLMTGSLSLKHDSPYYEWFYADLKPGVHYLPFKRDLSDLVEQLKWAEAHPEDAQAIADRARKYAQENLTPEKIFCYYFKAFETYAARQKGTPTVTEDMAKVEPPASDATCACDSKHPQEAKKISYPVVPLTTSNIAKVLGDAQTDVVIVSYSSFCNRSASFMPKYLKAAQAFAAKKAPVLFAAADGNTNTFAPPHRFCNYASQPRVIFVPQGKGQTGEDVQVMEDPLTVFNTVAFVAKHVAPEFRPTVPEDPPELMSQPVPTDNSKPVKIVVGATFDSFVLDSDKDVLLEVYAPWCGHCKSLKPTYEEFAKLVSQSPSASKSLVVAKMNGTENATRHKQFSWTSYPTIWLIKAGSRTPTPFTGPRTLRGFYDFILKHGSNQSLSIDGIPPPEPEFPSGPSAAAEVTAANFEQLVLHSAKVGAPVLDAHEKGS; this is translated from the exons ATGACCGGGGCGCGGAGCAAGCCGGTTTcaggcgggggggggcctGTGGCTTCAGGctccgcgcttcgccgccgtccgggtttttcctcgtttctgccgctgcgcgtgcgagcCTTTGCCAGTCGCGTGCAACGCTACTTCAGTCTGAAGTCGCTCTCTGTGTTTGTTGTCGTCCTCGGCGTGTTTTACTACCTCGGTCAGCAAAGGCTCTTGACCGTCTCGCACTTCTCTTTCCTGACCTCGGGTCTGGGGCTGCACTCCGCATTCAACGTGCCCGTGCGGCacttttcgttttctctccacTCCGACAAGCGTCCCATcgccgaggcagagaagcgcgcagtcgccggcgcagacttCAAGGTCTCATGGAGCACCGAGCCCAGTCTGCCAGTCGGCGCGAGGATCACGACGCACGTAGTCAGCAAGAAGAACGGCGACTTCCTGctgcgcttccgcgtcctcgacaGCATCCCGGCTGGATACACGCTCAAAGCCAAGGCACTGTACACGGGAAAAAACTTCGAAAAAGCGATCGTCGACCCCCTCGTGGTTCGGATCCCTGGACCAGTTCTCGCCCCTACATGCGCCTGCCcggccgctgcgtccgcgtggAAAGAAGCGCTGCAGTGCCCGGAGACCTTCACGCAGCTCGAACGA GATTTCGCGAAATTTCCGGTGATCGACCTGGAGCGGCTGCGCAAGGAAGGCCCGGCGTTCGCGGAGCCCAACACGCTGAAGACGGTCATCCACTATGTAGTCAAAGACAACCAAATCTTCCGGCGGCACTTCGGTCCTCTCCCCGGCTTCCAGTACTTCATCGATCTCGTCCTGAGCTACCTGGTCGCAGCTGTCCAGCTTCCCG ATGTCGAGTTCTTCGTGAATCTGGGTGACTGGCCTCTGGAGAAGCGCCAGTCCCCCGACGCACTGCCGCTCTTCTCCTGGTCGGGCTCCGAGGACTCCTCGGACATCATTCTCCCGCAGTGGGACGTCTCCAAGACCAGCACGCTGGGCCTCGGCAAGGCTTATCCGGATCTGCTGAGCATGCAA GAGAACTCTGGGCTGCCGCTCTCTGAGCGCATCGCGAAGGCGGTGTTCAGAGGCCGCGACAGCAACGAGATTCGCGTGAAGTTGGCAGAGCTGGCTCGGCAGCACCCCGATTTGCTGGACGTGGCCATCACGAGCTGGGAGAAAGACGAGCACGCCGAGCAGGAAAAAAAACTAGGCGGCGGATACCGTTCCCGCATCCCACTAGAAAAATTTGGAGACTACAAGTACCAGCTCTTGGTCGACGGCAGCGTCGCTGCCTACAGAACGCCTTACCTCCTCATGA CGGGAAGTCTGTCACTGAAGCACGACTCGCCGTACTACGAGTGGTTCTACGCCGACTTGAAGCCCGGCGTCCACTACCTGCCGTTCAAGCGTGATCTCTCTGACCTCGTCGAGCAACTGAAgtgggcggaggcgcaccctgaagacgcgcaggcgatcGCGGACCGTG CGCGCAAGTACGCTCAAGAGAATCTGACCCCTGAGAAGATCTTCTGCTACTACTTCAAGGCTTTCGAGACCTACGCAGCTCGACAGAAGGGAACTCCCACGGTCACAGAGGACATGGCCAAAGTGGAGCCtccggcgagcgacgcaacCTGCGCGTGCGACTCGAAACACCcgcaggaagcgaagaagatcTCTTACCCAGTTGTTCCCCTGACCACCAGCAATATTGCTAAAGTCCTGGGAGATGCCCAGACG GACGTCGTGATCGTCTCATATTCGTCGTTCTGCAACCGCAGCGCATCCTTCATGCCTAAGTACTTGAAGGCCGCGCAAGCGTTtgctgcgaagaaggcgcccgTTCTGTTCGCAGCGGCGGATGGCAACACCAATACCTTTGCACCTCCTCACAGGTTCTGTAATTACGCGTCGCAGCCAAGAGTTATTTTCGTGCCACAGGGCAAAGGACAAACCGGCGAAGACGTGCAGGTCATGGAGGACCCTCTCACCGTGTTCAACACAGTGGCCTTCGTAGCGAAGCATGTGGCGCCGGAGTTCCGCCCAACTGTTCCTGAAGATCCCCCGGAGCTTATGTCGCAGCCGGTCCCCACAGACAACTCCAAGCCCGTCAAGATTGTCGTCGGCGCGACTTTTGACAGCTTTGTGCTGGACAGCGACAAG GATGTGCTTCTCGAGGTCTACGCGCCTTGGTGCGGACACTGCAAAAGCCTGAAGCCGACCTACGAGGAGTTTGCGAAGCTGGTGTCTCAGTCTCCGTCCGCGTCCAAgtctctcgtcgtcgccaagATGAACGGGACAGAAAACGCGACCCGGCACAAGCAGTTCTCGTGGACTTCCTACCCCACAATCTGGTTGATCAAAGCCGGCTCCAGAACGCCGACGCCGTTCACGGGTCCGCGGACGCTCAGGGGCTTTTACGATTTCATTCTGAAGCATGGAAGCAACCAGTCGCTCAGCATCGACGGCATTCCACCGCCGGAGCCCGAGTTTCCCTCCGGCCCCAGTGCCGCTGCAGAAGTCACCGCCGCCAACTTCGAGCAACTCGTCCTCCACAGCGCCAAGGTAGGCGCGCCGGTCCTCGACGCACATGAGAAAGGTTCTTGA
- a CDS encoding peptidyl-prolyl isomerase (encoded by transcript BESB_081290), translating to MPRARLPALSSVSRPSAAPSPFASRQAPPSGLASLSASPAGASPSEDGRRAFLPNPLVHLDVAIGGRDAGRMVFQLFADTHPITAENFRCLCTGETGLGYWMRPRWFKSTPFHRIIPGFMCQGGDIHRGDGRGGESIYGQFFRDERFLYKHSKRGLLSMAKARRQHTNNSQFFITFGACPWLDGEHVVFGQLQSGGDVLDEIEAQGTPGGWRKRPVEIWNCGELLLNTLREIPSEAAAAARHRDMLKDLVIDATERPEKLYEPKEQVTPIPDDVYIKARRGF from the exons atgcctcgcgcgcgcctccctgcgctctcctctgtctcgcggccctcggcggcgccctctccctTCGCGAGccgacaggcgccgccgtctggtCTGGCTTCGCTTTCCGCTTcccccgcgggcgcttcgccgtcggagGACGGCAGGCGTGCCTTCCTGCCGAACCCTCTCGTCCACCTCGACGTGGCGATCGGAGGCCGAGACGCGGGGCGAATGGTCTTTCAG TTGTTCGCAGACACGCATCCGATAACGGCGGAGAATTTCAGATGTCTTTGCACTG GCGAGACGGGGCTCGGATACTGGATGCGGCCGCGGTGGTTTAAGAGCACGCCTTTCCACCGAATTATTCCGGGCTTT ATGTGCCAGGGAGGAGACATccaccgcggcgacggccgcggaggggagAGTATCTACGGCCAGTTCTTTCGCGACGAGCGATTTCTGTACAAGCACTCCAAGAGAG gcctgCTGTCCATGGCAAAGGCACGGAGACAGCACACAAACAACAGCCAGTTCTTCATCACGTTTGGCGCATGCCCGTGGCTAGATGGCGAGCACGTTGTGTTCGGGCAGCTGCAGTCTGGCGGCGACGTGCTGGACGAGATCGAGGCCCAGGGCACACCTGGCGGCTGGAGAAAGAGGCCCGTAGAAATCTGGAACTG TGGCGAGTTGCTCCTCAACACGCTGCGCGAGATCCCctcggaggcggcagctgctgctcggcATCGAGACATGCTCAAGGATCTTGTTATTGAT GCAACCGAGCGACCAGAGAAGCTGTACGAGCCTAAAGAGCAGGTGACGCCGATCCCCGACGACGTATATATCAAGGCGCGTCGGGGTTTCTAA
- a CDS encoding hypothetical protein (encoded by transcript BESB_081310) — translation MLESFRGASAMPVAAFTDGAVVAAAGLSSRSASGSYRPSPARLSNPAAAALEDISHGRATGALLPRSFSTPLDSEDDALLPALAFDYRRTVSDLPLARRTKHRSAPEPFSAPLLAPASLASVDDEAAGSEATTAVGSSAPSPVGRHELRLKSSEMERAALCTLVSAAAACRHEEEGRAADGGFAASSLPLASKETDGRDLPSSPSRAYEDSHACTAPANLEAEEPFRVARPDAAAEEGQAVSYHRATGALLLPIPTRRRPFFEQDTDRNGGSASDSGLEILPRSRRTLRRASDRDGESTSHRQLAKRVSFGSPLSVEVHQYSYADGCRSSGGSAMSGSSRDSSNSSLSSLSSPPSSQSLLSQGATVEAAASSSSSSCEGAPSQRRCLSPSPSAAVDAYGRPSAFSGSGGMANVLSPRLDDLSDGETGCVTRRHKDLSASGRGLFPPSFGFFGAASSPESESSQAPAFLSPPMQAQSPPAHLTGDSASSPALHPQSPRHCALQQSALPSASPSVSSPSTRPLYSSPKRCHMHMTRSATDCGAPRCLPVASSCPFCERDRCGASPPLTLELLRTPCDTWVGADSDARKKKRETKPASSAHLETLEHTQEEDPVWLFREMRPRRLDGSEAQRSAHHNSRACISLSPVLPLDRSFPAQASRSMSFPSAAGRRQAPSEETRRISGEEEASGDPCGVQLSARSCSLPLLLPTSISQLFPSPQRAAGVQLASLDEKAAADGALRLPSCEGPSVCQAENKIEHLSAKDCGASSEFLMDLKLPCCTDSPVMM, via the exons ATGTTGGAGTCTTTCCGCGGTGCTTCTGCCATGCCCGTCGCGGCCTTCACCGatggcgccgtcgtcgcggcggccggtcTGTCTTCGCGGAGTGCGTCAGGTTCATACAGACCCAGCCCAGCGCGTTTGTCGAAtcccgctgctgcggcattGGAAGACATTTCTCACGGGCGAGCCACGGGCGCTCTGTTGCCGCGATCTTTTTCCACTCCACTggacagcgaggacgacgcattgctgccggcgctcgcctttGACTATCGACGAACTGTGTCTGacctgccgctcgcgcggcggacgaagcaCAGGAGCGCGCCAGAGCcgttctccgcgcctcttctcgccccAGCTTCGCTGGCCAGtgtcgacgacgaggccgctgGCAGCGAGGCCACGACGGCTGTTGggtcctccgcgccgagccCTGTCGGCCGTCACGAGCTCCGACTCAAGTCCTCAGAGATGGAACGCGCTGCGCTTTGCACgctcgtctccgcagcggcagcctgccgccacgaagaagaggggcgcgcggcagacggcggcttcgcggcctcttcgctgcctctcgcctcgaAAGAAACAGACGGACGCGAcctgccttcttcgccgtcgcgtgCGTATGAGGACAGCCACGCATGCACAGCGCCTGCGAACCTcgaagcggaggagccgTTTCGAGTGGCGAGACCcgatgcggcggcggaagaaggccaGGCAGTCAGCTACCATCGCGCCACAGGCGCCTTGCTCCTACCTATTCccacgcggcggagaccttTCTTCGAGCAGGACACAGACAGAAATGGAGGATCTGCGAGTGATTCCGGGCTGGAAATCCTTCCCCGGTCGAGGAGaactctgcggcgagcgtctgaccgcgacggcgagtccACCAGCCATCGGCAACTGGCGAAACGCGTGTCTTTTGGAAGTCCGCTTTCCGTCGAG GTTCACCAGTATTCCTACGCAGACGGTTGTCGGTCGagtggcggcagcgcgaTGAGCGGGAGCAGCCGAGACAGCTCAAACAGCAGCCTGAGTTCTCTGTCGTCTCCACCGTCTTCGCAGTCTCTGCTGTCGCAGGGCGCAACGGTTGAGGCGGCCGCTTCAAGTTCGTCCTcgagctgcgaaggcgctccTTCGCAGCGCCGTTGCTTGTCTCcatcgccctctgcggcagtGGACGCTTATGGCCGCCCGTCTGCCTTCTCGGGAAGCGGCGGGATGGCTAACGTGCTTTCGCCGCGGTTAGATGATTTGTCTGACGGCGAGACTGGCTGTGTGACGCGGCGCCACAAGGACTTGAGTGCATCAGGGCGCGGTCTCTTTCCTCCTTCGTTTGGTTTTTTTGGAGCCGCAAGCAGCCCTGAGTCGGAGAGCAGCCAGGCGCCCgcttttctgtctccgcctaTGCAAGCTCAGTCCCCGCCGGCGCACCTCACGGGCGACTCAGCGAGTTCGCCAGCACTGCATCCGCAGTCACCGAGGCACTGTGCACTGCAGCAGAGTGCcctgccttctgcgtcgccgtctgtctcctctccgtcgacCCGTCCGCTCTACTCGTCGCCGAAGCGCTGCCACATGCACATGACTCGCTCTGCGAccgactgcggcgcgccgcggtgtCTCCCAGTCGCTTCGTCGTGCCCCTTTTGCGAGCGGGATCGCTGtggggcgtcgccgccgctgactCTCGAGCTGCTAAGGACGCCCTGCGATACATGGGTCGGGGCGGACTCAGACgcgcggaaaaagaagagagagaccaAACCGGCAAGTTCCGCACACCTCGAGACGCTCGAACAcacgcaggaggaggacCCCGTGTGGTTGTTCAGAGAGATGCGACCTCGTCGACTAGACGGCTCCGAGGCACAGAGATCTGCCCACCACAACTCCAGGGCGTGtatctcgctctctcctgtGCTGCCGCTTGATCGTAGCTTCCCGGCGCAGGCATCCCGTTCCATGTCTTTTCCCTCTGCGGCCGGTCGCCGTCAGGCccccagcgaggagacacgccgGATTTCAggtgaagaggaggcgagcggagatCCCTGCGGCGTTCAGCTGTCGGCTCGGTCTTgttccctccctctcttgcTGCCGACGTCTATTTCGCAGCTCTTTccctcgccgcagagagcggcgggaGTTCAACTCGCCTCGTTGGatgagaaggcggcggcggacggcgcctTGCGCCTGCCGAGCTGTGAGGGCCCGTCCGTGTGCCAAGCAGAAAACAAAATCGAGCATCTGTCAGCGAAGGACTGTGGGGCCTCTTCAGAGTTCCTCATGGATCTGAAGCTGCCGTGCTGCACAGATAGTCCTGTCATGATGTAG